One Bacillota bacterium genomic region harbors:
- a CDS encoding diguanylate cyclase, translating into MSRSEEKYRKLLEAMPDAFAYHQVLYDADENPVDYIFLEINDAFEKLTGLKREKVIGKKVTEVHPDIGESEFDWIGVYGKVANDGETIRFEQYFEPDDRWYDVSAFSDEQGYFAVSFREITLQKNENLALARLVGVSQEVLNFPAGDISYQVISDRLLELSGAKFAGINVYDHEKGTSVTMAISGLSDNIRKVVALLGFELVGKAWDIIPERVNAIKEGRLLQFGNIYDSASGALSKKMAVILERIFGIGKVYVIEIGYEGETIGDLIIFMPRYKTISNPQVIELYAAQVGFALMRYQVEEELRISWDQYQSLTDNLPGTSYRCLYDEQWTMIYMSSDIDNITGYPSSDFINNKVRSYASVICKDDNDNDEIIKEAINAGENWDIEYRVIHSDGSIRWVHEKGRAVTDVRGNVAYIDGLLLDISDRKKIEEALKESELRHRALVEAIPDLLFRYNEAGEYLDVVVKDAGQLHQKARELYRQDELIGKSLFEVLPETTARTIVNGIKEAISTGEMQFIEYSFPVGERNYYYEARLAPIGHTEVVSIVRNITERINYQTELERISLHDGLTGLFNRHYFDIELGRLGLSRDYPITIISADLDGLKLVNDTLGHSEGDSYLQNGASILKNTLRISDILARVGGDEFAIILPRTDRETAVELVKRMQAGIARFNQDNTGLPISISIGYAVSESSDRPLEEVYKEADNNMYKDKLKRGQQARADIVGALVATLSKRNDLGEGNRKEVEKLAKEFGRYLQLDETKLENLILLSKVYDIGKVNMPDRLVHSSLYLEEGKFTDAEKETIRRHPEIGFRIASSSPELVGVAELIMYHHERFDGSGYPLGLKGEEIPLECRILAIVTAYSSMISSQTDGKKLKPNEALTAIKNNTGSHFDPKLVDAFLKHKQGDTRQGDRDLSVQ; encoded by the coding sequence TTGAGTAGAAGTGAAGAAAAATACCGTAAACTACTGGAAGCAATGCCGGACGCGTTTGCCTATCATCAGGTATTATATGATGCGGATGAAAACCCGGTAGATTATATTTTCCTAGAAATCAATGATGCCTTTGAAAAACTTACCGGCCTAAAGCGTGAAAAGGTAATCGGTAAAAAAGTAACTGAAGTACATCCGGATATTGGTGAATCGGAATTTGATTGGATCGGAGTTTATGGTAAGGTTGCCAACGATGGGGAGACAATCCGTTTTGAACAGTATTTTGAACCGGATGATCGCTGGTATGACGTCAGCGCTTTCAGTGATGAACAAGGTTATTTTGCTGTATCTTTTCGCGAGATAACCTTGCAGAAAAATGAAAACCTGGCATTGGCCAGGTTGGTGGGAGTATCACAGGAAGTTTTGAATTTTCCTGCCGGGGATATTAGTTACCAGGTTATTTCCGACCGCCTGCTGGAGCTTTCGGGTGCGAAATTTGCGGGGATCAATGTCTATGATCATGAAAAAGGCACGTCTGTCACCATGGCTATATCGGGATTAAGTGATAATATCAGGAAAGTTGTTGCATTATTGGGTTTTGAACTGGTTGGGAAGGCCTGGGATATCATTCCCGAAAGAGTTAACGCCATCAAGGAAGGGCGGCTCTTGCAGTTTGGTAACATCTATGACTCTGCTTCCGGGGCACTATCAAAAAAAATGGCAGTAATTCTAGAACGCATATTTGGCATCGGGAAGGTATATGTTATTGAAATCGGCTATGAAGGAGAAACTATTGGTGACCTGATTATCTTCATGCCACGCTATAAAACTATTTCTAATCCACAGGTAATCGAGCTTTACGCTGCCCAAGTTGGATTTGCCCTGATGCGTTATCAGGTTGAAGAAGAACTGCGAATAAGCTGGGATCAATATCAATCCCTGACCGACAATTTGCCGGGCACAAGTTACCGCTGCCTTTATGATGAACAATGGACCATGATCTATATGAGCAGTGATATTGATAACATAACCGGTTATCCTTCAAGCGATTTTATTAATAATAAAGTCCGGTCTTATGCAAGTGTGATTTGTAAAGACGATAATGACAATGATGAAATTATTAAGGAGGCAATCAATGCCGGTGAAAATTGGGACATCGAATATCGGGTGATCCACAGTGACGGAAGCATTCGCTGGGTTCACGAAAAGGGAAGGGCAGTCACCGATGTGCGTGGTAACGTTGCCTATATTGACGGGCTGCTACTCGATATTTCAGATCGTAAAAAAATCGAAGAAGCACTTAAAGAAAGTGAACTGCGTCACCGGGCATTGGTGGAAGCGATCCCGGACCTGCTATTCCGCTACAATGAGGCCGGGGAGTATCTTGACGTGGTTGTCAAGGATGCCGGCCAGCTTCATCAAAAAGCCCGGGAGTTGTACCGGCAGGATGAACTAATTGGCAAATCATTATTTGAAGTGTTACCGGAAACAACAGCCCGGACAATTGTAAACGGTATTAAAGAAGCTATTAGTACCGGTGAGATGCAGTTTATTGAGTACAGTTTCCCTGTTGGAGAGCGTAATTACTACTATGAAGCACGATTGGCTCCGATAGGCCATACCGAGGTAGTATCTATTGTCAGGAATATCACGGAAAGAATTAATTACCAGACCGAGCTGGAACGGATAAGTCTTCATGATGGACTCACGGGCCTTTTTAACCGCCATTACTTTGACATTGAACTCGGAAGACTCGGGCTATCCCGCGATTATCCGATAACAATTATCTCAGCAGACCTTGATGGGTTAAAACTTGTCAACGACACGCTGGGTCATTCAGAGGGAGACAGTTACCTGCAAAACGGAGCGTCAATTTTGAAAAACACTCTGCGTATTTCAGATATTTTGGCCCGGGTTGGCGGAGATGAGTTTGCCATAATCCTTCCCCGGACAGATCGTGAAACTGCTGTAGAGCTCGTAAAAAGGATGCAGGCCGGGATTGCTCGTTTTAATCAGGATAATACTGGTTTACCGATCAGTATTTCCATCGGATATGCGGTATCGGAAAGCAGCGATAGACCTCTTGAAGAAGTCTACAAAGAAGCTGACAACAATATGTATAAGGATAAACTTAAGCGTGGTCAACAAGCCAGAGCGGATATTGTTGGCGCACTGGTTGCCACACTTAGCAAGCGTAACGATCTTGGGGAAGGCAACAGAAAAGAAGTAGAGAAACTGGCAAAAGAATTCGGGCGCTATCTGCAGCTTGATGAAACCAAATTAGAAAATTTAATACTACTTTCCAAAGTCTACGACATCGGCAAGGTTAACATGCCGGATCGGCTTGTTCATAGCAGTCTTTACCTTGAAGAAGGAAAGTTTACAGATGCCGAGAAAGAAACTATCCGTCGCCATCCAGAGATCGGTTTCCGAATTGCATCCTCATCACCGGAACTTGTTGGAGTGGCTGAGTTAATTATGTACCATCATGAACGATTTGACGGAAGTGGTTATCCTCTCGGGTTGAAGGGAGAAGAGATACCTCTCGAATGCCGGATTCTGGCGATTGTCACCGCCTACAGTTCAATGATTTCTTCCCAGACCGATGGGAAAAAACTAAAACCAAACGAGGCCCTGACAGCAATCAAGAACAATACCGGTTCCCACTTTGATCCAAAGTTAGTAGACGCTTTTCTCAAGCATAAACAAGGGGATACCAGACAAGGGGACAGGGACTTGTCTGTACAATAA
- a CDS encoding CvpA family protein, translated as MSFGLNWLDIVIVVVLALALLLGIRSGLIRSIFGIVGTVLGIVAAILFYIVPGIWLAEKTGMPHTAAYVLSFIAIFSVIAVLIHLVGLLIHSIINIGIFKTLNKIGGGLIGLAIGLLVIGIIMSLLISFPVVEDFRDTVENSFLGSPIVETATYAYDKLDTILPINLPKINFQPEEMNLLYDSLTYNGEQASVDFLTLEGSTCFACGNDVEFVGFLENGKGSISPKFVCPGCGRTSDGCQTYEGYHLLYDKCPVTMGNQGYRLDCGIWTNYNYIRPSGPCPVCN; from the coding sequence GTGTCTTTCGGGCTGAACTGGCTTGATATCGTAATTGTGGTTGTCCTGGCCTTAGCTTTACTATTGGGAATCAGATCGGGTCTAATCAGGAGCATATTCGGTATAGTCGGTACAGTTTTGGGGATTGTTGCAGCTATTTTGTTTTATATCGTCCCCGGGATCTGGCTGGCTGAAAAGACGGGTATGCCCCACACGGCTGCCTATGTTTTAAGTTTTATTGCGATCTTCTCTGTTATCGCTGTTTTAATTCACCTGGTTGGCTTATTGATTCATAGCATTATTAATATTGGCATATTTAAAACATTGAATAAAATTGGCGGCGGTCTGATTGGCCTGGCTATCGGTTTGCTGGTGATCGGGATCATTATGAGCCTGCTGATCTCATTCCCGGTGGTTGAAGATTTCCGTGATACAGTTGAAAACTCGTTCCTCGGCTCACCGATTGTGGAAACAGCCACCTACGCTTATGACAAGCTGGATACTATCCTGCCGATTAACCTACCGAAAATTAATTTCCAACCGGAAGAGATGAACCTGCTGTACGACAGCTTGACTTATAATGGTGAACAAGCCAGCGTGGACTTTCTGACACTTGAAGGCTCTACCTGCTTTGCCTGCGGCAACGATGTTGAGTTTGTCGGTTTCCTGGAAAACGGTAAAGGTTCAATCTCGCCGAAATTTGTCTGCCCCGGATGCGGTCGAACCAGCGATGGCTGCCAGACCTACGAAGGCTACCATCTGCTCTACGACAAATGCCCGGTAACCATGGGCAACCAGGGCTACCGCCTCGACTGCGGGATATGGACCAACTACAACTACATCCGCCCCAGCGGCCCCTGCCCCGTCTGCAACTAA
- a CDS encoding Na+/H+ antiporter NhaC family protein codes for MEYGFLSILPPLLAIVLAIATRQVIVSLFIAVWLGASILHASPIDGFFRSIDVYMLESYADPWYAAILVFTMIIAGTLGLVTKAGGAQAIATALTKKAKTARGGMLAAWLMGMIIFFDDYSSCIIAGNTARPITDAVKVSREKLSYIIDSTAAPVATFALISTWIGFELGVIGEGFAAIGRENVPVYLIFLQSIPYRFYSFFALALVLITSITMKDYGPMYNAEVRARTTGKLLRDGAEPLSATDTEVLQPKEGTPMRWYNFVVPIIVIIAATFIGLYVAGGGSEVGMMAAFGDADSSVVLLWASSLGALVTIIMVIAQRIVGLQEAIDTLINGAKSVFPALIILVLAWSLSYISGELGAAEYLVGLVEAAGISAAILPLLIFLISCFMAFAMGTSWGTMGIVVPLAIPIAAAIGGEPFLIPTLGAVLTGAIFGDHCSPLSDTTILSSTGAGSDHIDHVRTQIPYALTGAVVAGVFGFIPAGLGVHPLISLVLGIVVLIVFVRLVGKPTGNPELIEASLKK; via the coding sequence ATGGAATATGGATTTTTATCTATTTTACCGCCGCTACTAGCTATCGTTTTAGCTATTGCGACAAGACAAGTCATTGTATCATTATTTATTGCCGTGTGGTTGGGTGCGAGTATTCTCCACGCCAGCCCGATAGATGGATTCTTCCGTTCAATTGATGTTTACATGCTTGAAAGTTATGCCGATCCGTGGTATGCAGCGATTCTGGTCTTCACCATGATCATTGCCGGAACACTGGGTCTGGTCACCAAGGCCGGTGGAGCTCAGGCTATAGCCACCGCTCTGACCAAAAAGGCAAAGACCGCCCGCGGCGGCATGCTGGCAGCATGGCTAATGGGTATGATTATCTTTTTCGATGATTACTCCAGCTGTATCATTGCCGGTAACACCGCCCGCCCGATTACAGACGCCGTTAAAGTATCCAGGGAGAAACTCTCCTACATTATTGACTCCACGGCGGCACCTGTAGCTACCTTTGCCCTGATTTCGACCTGGATCGGTTTCGAACTCGGAGTTATCGGGGAAGGTTTTGCAGCGATCGGCCGGGAAAATGTTCCCGTTTACCTGATCTTCCTGCAGAGCATTCCTTACAGATTCTATAGTTTCTTTGCCCTGGCCCTGGTGTTGATAACATCAATCACCATGAAAGACTATGGGCCAATGTATAACGCAGAAGTTAGAGCCCGCACCACCGGAAAATTGCTTCGTGACGGAGCAGAGCCCCTCTCGGCTACTGATACCGAAGTTCTCCAGCCGAAGGAAGGTACCCCAATGCGCTGGTATAACTTCGTAGTTCCCATCATCGTAATTATTGCCGCTACTTTCATCGGCCTTTATGTGGCCGGTGGCGGGTCAGAAGTCGGTATGATGGCTGCCTTCGGTGATGCCGACTCCAGCGTTGTGCTCCTATGGGCATCAAGCCTCGGTGCACTGGTTACCATTATCATGGTAATTGCCCAGCGGATTGTCGGTCTCCAGGAAGCTATCGACACCCTGATCAACGGTGCCAAGTCTGTTTTCCCGGCTCTGATCATCCTGGTTCTCGCCTGGTCACTCAGCTACATCTCCGGTGAACTTGGTGCAGCGGAATATCTGGTTGGATTGGTTGAAGCAGCAGGTATCTCTGCAGCTATTCTGCCCCTGTTGATATTCCTGATCTCCTGCTTCATGGCCTTCGCCATGGGCACATCATGGGGAACCATGGGTATTGTGGTTCCGCTGGCTATTCCGATTGCAGCCGCAATCGGTGGCGAGCCTTTCCTGATCCCGACCCTTGGTGCTGTTCTTACCGGTGCCATCTTCGGTGACCACTGCTCGCCTCTGTCCGACACCACCATTCTTTCCTCAACCGGTGCCGGTTCAGACCATATCGACCACGTTCGCACCCAGATTCCATACGCCCTTACAGGCGCTGTGGTTGCCGGTGTATTTGGATTTATTCCCGCCGGATTGGGTGTACACCCGCTAATTTCGCTGGTTCTCGGTATTGTTGTGCTGATCGTCTTCGTCCGCCTGGTTGGAAAACCAACAGGCAATCCTGAATTGATCGAAGCGAGCCTGAAAAAGTAA
- a CDS encoding GNAT family N-acetyltransferase yields the protein MEVRLATAKDEDAVVRLWTMLLNFYKKATTEEIMRRSYRYAIEHPHKVLVFIILIEGVVTGTASLHLGHYSTWNDNFYGHIEDVIVDPAYRGKSAAYSLLKHVLEVAREKNLGRVELNCLEDNHTARRLYEKLGFKTDSVAYDLKLN from the coding sequence ATGGAAGTCAGATTGGCTACAGCAAAAGATGAAGATGCCGTTGTTCGCCTCTGGACTATGCTTCTGAATTTCTACAAAAAAGCGACTACAGAGGAAATCATGCGCCGCAGTTATCGTTATGCAATTGAACATCCCCACAAGGTTCTTGTCTTTATTATCCTCATCGAAGGTGTGGTAACCGGTACCGCCAGCCTGCACCTGGGGCATTATTCTACATGGAACGACAACTTTTACGGCCACATAGAAGATGTAATCGTTGACCCTGCTTACCGGGGTAAAAGTGCGGCCTACAGTCTGCTGAAGCATGTGCTTGAAGTTGCCAGAGAGAAAAATCTTGGCCGTGTAGAATTAAACTGCCTTGAAGACAACCACACAGCTCGAAGGCTATACGAAAAACTCGGTTTTAAAACCGACTCAGTAGCTTACGACCTCAAATTGAACTAG
- the ablA gene encoding lysine 2,3-aminomutase — protein MRDYREIQLWKDVKPEEWNDWHWQVRNRITTLDQLEQVIELTTEEAEGVEKCLKQFRMAITPYYASLMDPVDRGCPVRLQAVPTYHELHKADSDMTDPLHEDVDSPVPGLTHRYPDRVLFLVTDQCSMYCRHCTRRRMAGQTDKPNKRDNIDAAIEYIRRTPIVRDVLISGGDGLLIGDDLIEYILKKLREIDHVEMIRFGSRTPVVMPQRITPELCAMLKKYHPIYLNMHFNHPKEFTRESAEACARLADAGIPLGNQSVLLAGVNDCPQVMKKLSHELLKNRVRPYYIYQCDLSQGIEHFRTSVAAGIEIIENLRGHTTGLGVPTFVVDAPGGGGKIPVMPQYLVSQSPHRVVVRNFEGGLYSYTEPHREVNPEEPCALCGGTHNNYDVGVASLLNGQAVAMEPAVKKEKN, from the coding sequence ATGCGTGATTACCGGGAAATACAGTTATGGAAAGATGTAAAGCCGGAGGAGTGGAACGATTGGCACTGGCAGGTGCGCAACCGGATCACCACCCTTGATCAATTGGAGCAGGTTATCGAATTAACTACAGAGGAAGCTGAAGGGGTCGAGAAGTGCCTCAAGCAGTTCAGAATGGCCATAACCCCTTACTATGCCTCGCTGATGGATCCTGTTGACCGTGGATGCCCCGTCCGCCTGCAGGCAGTGCCGACCTATCACGAACTGCATAAAGCCGACTCTGATATGACCGATCCCCTGCATGAAGATGTCGACTCCCCGGTGCCCGGACTGACCCATCGCTATCCCGACCGGGTGCTCTTCCTGGTTACCGACCAATGCTCAATGTACTGCCGACACTGCACCCGGCGCCGCATGGCCGGGCAGACTGACAAACCGAATAAACGCGATAATATTGACGCGGCCATCGAGTATATCCGCCGCACGCCGATTGTCAGGGATGTTTTGATCTCCGGTGGCGATGGGTTGCTCATCGGTGATGACCTGATTGAATACATCCTGAAAAAACTGCGCGAAATTGATCATGTCGAAATGATCCGTTTCGGCAGCCGCACACCGGTTGTAATGCCTCAACGCATTACCCCCGAACTCTGTGCGATGCTAAAGAAATACCATCCCATATACCTGAATATGCATTTCAATCACCCGAAGGAGTTCACCAGAGAATCGGCAGAAGCATGTGCCCGCCTGGCTGATGCCGGAATACCGCTCGGCAACCAGTCAGTTCTCCTTGCCGGGGTTAACGACTGCCCGCAGGTGATGAAAAAGCTGAGCCATGAGCTTCTGAAAAACAGGGTCCGCCCCTACTATATTTACCAGTGCGACCTTTCGCAGGGTATCGAGCACTTCCGCACATCTGTTGCAGCCGGAATCGAAATTATAGAAAACCTGCGCGGACATACTACAGGTTTGGGGGTTCCCACATTTGTTGTCGACGCCCCCGGCGGAGGCGGAAAAATTCCTGTTATGCCACAGTATCTGGTCAGCCAGTCGCCGCACCGTGTTGTGGTCCGTAACTTTGAGGGAGGGCTTTATTCCTACACCGAACCGCACCGCGAGGTTAACCCGGAAGAGCCCTGTGCCCTCTGCGGAGGAACCCACAACAACTACGATGTTGGTGTGGCCTCCCTGCTTAACGGACAGGCCGTAGCTATGGAACCGGCCGTTAAAAAAGAGAAAAACTGA
- a CDS encoding trimethylamine methyltransferase family protein: MEKYTFTGQPKLRILTDEQIKLIHLEALHVLEKTGVKFESEEALKILKDNGAVVDFDKKIAKINPQMVDDAVKKAPNGFRLYNREGELAANMSNNNVHFDPGSSMIKFMESDGKTVRKTESKDLIEISRLNDAMQNIHLQSTSVVCYDVPELIGDSYRLYLCLKNSPKAIITGAFSVRGVTHMREMLAAVAGGYDQLREKPLAVFDICPSPPLKWTHISAQNIIDCARYDLPLETVALPMPGAGTPVTLAGSVVVHTAETLSGLVLAQCINPGARVVYGGAPVQFDMRFGTTPFSAVEATMMAAAYAQMGKYFGMPTHTYAALSDSKTIDTQAGIETGMSGIIAQLAGINMISGPGSLDFVNTFSLEKLAIDNEVCGMALRMQKGIDCSPESLAIDVIDELGPGGAYLEAEHTFRWFKKEPYIPSLIIDRHDRKNWEDEGSRSAFQRAQERVKEIKETHTPLPLGDDREEKLDTVTREIMKELKISELPQGPK; this comes from the coding sequence ATGGAAAAGTATACATTCACCGGTCAGCCCAAACTGCGCATTTTAACTGATGAGCAGATCAAGCTGATTCACCTGGAAGCACTGCATGTGCTCGAGAAGACCGGTGTAAAATTTGAATCGGAAGAAGCGTTGAAAATTCTTAAAGACAACGGAGCCGTTGTCGATTTTGATAAAAAAATTGCCAAGATCAACCCCCAGATGGTTGATGATGCGGTAAAAAAAGCCCCCAACGGTTTCAGACTTTACAACCGTGAAGGCGAGCTTGCCGCTAATATGAGCAACAACAACGTGCATTTTGATCCCGGTTCTTCCATGATCAAGTTCATGGAATCGGATGGTAAAACAGTGCGCAAGACCGAATCGAAAGACTTAATCGAGATCAGCAGACTCAATGATGCCATGCAGAATATCCACCTCCAGTCGACCTCGGTGGTCTGCTACGATGTTCCCGAATTGATCGGTGACAGCTATCGTCTCTATCTCTGTCTGAAGAATTCGCCGAAAGCGATCATCACCGGGGCTTTTTCTGTCCGCGGAGTGACCCACATGCGCGAAATGCTCGCCGCTGTAGCCGGAGGCTACGACCAGCTTCGTGAAAAACCGCTGGCCGTATTCGATATTTGCCCGTCACCTCCGCTCAAGTGGACCCACATCAGCGCCCAGAACATAATCGACTGTGCCCGTTACGATCTGCCGCTGGAGACTGTCGCCCTGCCCATGCCCGGAGCCGGCACACCGGTAACTCTGGCCGGTTCAGTCGTGGTCCATACCGCTGAAACTTTGAGCGGTCTGGTCCTCGCCCAATGTATCAACCCCGGTGCCCGTGTTGTTTACGGTGGCGCACCGGTCCAGTTCGATATGCGTTTCGGAACAACACCGTTCAGCGCTGTCGAAGCAACCATGATGGCCGCTGCATATGCCCAGATGGGTAAATATTTCGGCATGCCGACCCACACATACGCCGCTCTGAGCGACTCCAAAACAATTGATACCCAGGCCGGAATAGAGACAGGTATGAGCGGGATTATCGCCCAGCTGGCCGGAATAAACATGATTTCAGGCCCCGGTTCACTCGATTTTGTTAATACTTTCAGCCTGGAGAAACTGGCTATCGATAATGAAGTTTGTGGAATGGCCCTGCGGATGCAGAAGGGCATAGACTGCTCACCTGAATCACTGGCCATCGATGTTATCGACGAACTAGGACCCGGCGGTGCCTACCTGGAAGCGGAACATACCTTCCGGTGGTTTAAAAAAGAGCCTTATATTCCGTCCCTGATAATTGACCGTCACGACCGAAAGAACTGGGAAGACGAGGGAAGCAGGAGCGCCTTCCAGCGAGCGCAGGAGCGGGTTAAAGAAATCAAAGAAACTCATACTCCCCTGCCCCTGGGAGATGATAGGGAAGAGAAACTTGATACGGTTACACGTGAAATCATGAAAGAGCTGAAGATCAGCGAGCTCCCCCAGGGCCCGAAATAA